Proteins encoded together in one Plectropomus leopardus isolate mb chromosome 19, YSFRI_Pleo_2.0, whole genome shotgun sequence window:
- the LOC121959050 gene encoding FERM domain-containing protein 6-like has translation MRTPQKRHVCILLPNKQHLDCTVRVRARGQEVLNIVLKQLSVSELSVFGLAVLRDNEYLFLYLEQKLSKYFGKTWSRGSLMVPFILFLRVKYYVESGLLIMSSKVRQLYYAELRQKVLRSQSRLQEALFFQLAASALQAEVGDLEQRAEGSDEEEGEENRHRHYFLPEDFFPSWLIKRRGREFLLQHCPPLHAELRGVTRSQAVLQFIKEASSLQDGPVTFYRMRQEKKELRSSILLGVTLKGVHIYQEVEGKQCLLHDFSWTVIERLTFQGSRFEIAGVGSLCLPKLVFYTPSAFHSKHVLRHLSDSHWFHMNTRDAASHIQQLEDKQASHFYKEAYICDTTRLAHRLQSNSVTSSMSDCSVVVEANALGPKRRKTKSQVS, from the exons ATGAGGACGCCGCAGAAACGACATGTATGCATCCTTCTACCGAACAAGCAGCACCTGGACTGTACTGTCAGG gTGAGAGCCAGAGGCCAGGAGGTTCTGAATATTGTGTTGAAGCAGCTCAGCGTCAGTGAACTCAGTGTCTTTGGTCTGGCTGTTCTCAGAG ATAATGAATACCTCTTTCTTTATTTGGAACAAAAGCTGAGCAAGTACTTTGGCAAAACATGGAGCAGGGGATCCTTAATG GTCCCATTTATCTTATTTCTGAGAGTGAAGTATTATGTAGAGAGTGGGCTGCTGATAAT gAGCAGCAAAGTGCGGCAGCTCTACTACGCTGAGCTGAGGCAGAAGGTGCTGCGTTCGCAGAGCCGCCTTCAGGAGGCTTTGTTCTTCCAGCTGGCTGCTTCTGCTCTCCAAGCCGAAGTCGGAGATCTGGAGCAAAGAGCGGAGGggagtgatgaagaggagggagaggagaacaGACACAGACATTACTTTCTTCCTGAAGATTTCTTTCCCTCATGG CTGATAAAGCGCCGTGGACGAGAATTCCTGCTGCAGCACTGCCCGCCGTTACACGCTGAGCTGAGGGGTGTGACTCGCAGCCAAGCCGTCCTACAGTTTATCAAAGAGGCCAGCAGTCTACAGGATGGACCGGTCACTTTCTACAGAATGAGACAG GAGAAAAAGGAACTGAGGAGTTCAATCCTTCTCGGCGTGACACTGAAAGGAGTTCATATTTATCAG GAGGTGGAAGGGAAGCAGTGCCTATTGCATGATTTTTCTTGGACCGTCATTGAGCGCCTCACTTTCCAG GGCAGCAGGTTTGAAATTGCTGGAGTGGGCTCTCTGTGCCTCCCTAAACTGGTGTTTTACACTCCTTCAGCCTTCCACTCCAAACACGTGCTGAGGCACCTCAGTGACAGTCACTGGTTCCACATGAACACCAGAGATGCAGCCAGCCACATCCAGCAGCTGGAGGACAAGCAGG CCAGTCACTTCTACAAAGAGGCCTACATCTGTGACACGACACGCTTAGCACACAGACTCCAGAGCAACAGCGTCACGTCTTCCATGTCTGACTGTAGCGTTGTAGTCGAAGCAAACGCACTTGGTCcaaagaggaggaagacaaaGTCACAGGTCAGCTGA
- the ghdc gene encoding GH3 domain-containing protein, which yields MAFSLFRVAAPLCFVVLSVVVAVIGPNQAMPPPLPAALGVCSLAGMALLWRDISSKLRGDKRSLSSLLSQYLAVKGVGWLGRRQRRKLEADTLNVKQVQEETLLKRLRKNANTCYGRQYDFSSIKDSDGFRTRHPITTYEHYRELISRIAAGEEKLIIAEKPLILAMTSGTSGASAMLLSTKDTNTDFFLQGVTVCLDAMRRAFPATDSLQRTTKFFYSPTFRQSEAGIPIGPNSSTPASSRHMLNLYTTPAPAFEVPSEKDTLYLHLLFALKDPSVGTLESNFASTVFYAFSALQDRWQELVEDIERGKVSSALALEPKVRSNLEALIKPDPERAAQLRAHFQDGFRGIAKRLWPHLHLVLAVDSGSNQIYGEMLRENYCQGVPFYSPFYAATEGLIGVNLWPQEPSRRYLLCPRSMFCEFLPESSLDEEAPHTLLMEEVKEGQNYELVVTNASGLFRYRIGDIVKVVGFHNQCPVVEFQYRRGQMLSVRGEKVSEALFLAALKKAVAQWPGAQLVDYCCAESGIMGDSIGGSDPHYQVFIELKGVRNLTEEQRYKLDICLQQDSAVYKSFRIKGSIGPMRVQLVAEGAFKELRKHMMAFSNTSPNTFKMHRVLRRKEYADFLLGKTVS from the exons ATGGCTTTTAGTTTGTTTCGCGTTGCTGCACCgctttgttttgtggttttatcgGTTGTTGTCGCCGTTATTGGACCAAATCAGG CGATGCCGCCTCCTCTGCCCGCCGCCCTCGGTGTGTGCTCTCTGGCCGGGATGGCGCTCCTCTGGAGGGACATTAGCTCCAAGCTGAGAGGTGACAAGCGGTCGTTGAGCAGTCTGCTCAGTCAGTATCTGGCGGTGAAGGGTGTGGGCTGGCTGGGCAGGCGGCAGAGGAGGAAACTTGAAGCGGACACCCTGAATGTGAAGCAGGTCCAGGAGGAGACTCTGCTGAAGCGCCTGCGTAAAAACGCAAACACATGTTATGGAAGACAGTATGATTTCAGCTCGATTAAAG ACAGTGATGGCTTCCGGACTCGTCACCCCATCACCACATATGAGCACTACCGTGAGCTCATCAGTCGCATTGCAGCTGGAGAGGAGAAGCTGATCATTGCTGAGAAACCGCTGATCCTTGCAATGACCTCCGGGACATCAGGAGCCAGCGCCATGCTGCTCAGCACCAAGGACACCAACACTGACTTCTTCCTGCAG ggagtgactgtgtgtttggATGCCATGCGAAGAGCATTTCCTGCAACCGACAGCCTTCAACGCACCACCAAGTTCTTCTACTCACCTACTTTTCGTCAGTCTGAGGCTGGTATTCCCATCGGACCGAACTCCTCCACACCTGCCTCCTCACGCCACATGCTCAACCTCTACACCACCCCAGCACCCGCCTTTGAG GTTCCCAGTGAGAAGGACACCCTCTACCTGCACCTCCTGTTTGCTCTCAAAGATCCCAGTGTGGGAACACTGGAATCCAACTTTGCGTCCACAGTCTTCTATGCTTTCAGCGCATTACAG GATCGCTGGCAGGAGCTTGTTGAGGACATTGAACGAGGAAAGGTCAGCAGTGCTCTGGCTCTGGAGCCCAAAGTGAGGTCCAACCTGGAGGCTCTGATTAAGCCGGACCCAGAGAGGGCCGCTCAGCTGCGGGCCCATTTCCAGGACGGCTTCCGTGGGATCGCCAAGCGGCTGTGGCctcacctccacctggtgctGGCAGTGGACTCAGGCTCCAATCAGATTTACGGGGAAATGTTGAGGGAGAACTACTGCCAGGGAGTGCCTTTCTATTCGCCTTTCTACGCTGCTACTGAAG GTTTAATAGGGGTGAACCTGTGGCCCCAGGAGCCAAGCAGACGCTACTTGCTATGTCCTCGTTCGATGTTCTGCGAGTTCCTGCCAGAGAGCAGCCTGGATGAGGAGGCGCCTCACACTCTGCTGATGGAGGAAGTGAAGGAGGGACAAAACTACGAGCTCGTTGTCACAAACGCTTCAGGACTTTTCAG ATATCGCATTGGAGACATTGTGAAAGTAGTTGGATTCCACAACCAGTGTCCCGTTGTTGAGTTTCAGTACAG aCGGGGTCAGATGCTGAGTGTTCGAGGAGAGAAAGTGTCTGAGGCGTTGTTCCTTGCTGCTCTGAAGAAAGCTGTTGCTCAGTGGCCGGGAGCTCAGCTGGTCGACTACTGCTGCGCTGAGAGCGGCATCATGG GAGATTCGATAGGCGGCTCTGATCCTCATTACCAGGTGTTTATAGAGCTGAAAGGAGTGAGAAACCTCACAGAGGAACAAAGATACAAG TTGGACATTTGTCTCCAGCAGGACTCTGCTGTCTACAAGTCTTTCCGTATCAAAGGCAGCATCGGACCAATGAGAGTGCAGCTGGTGGCGGAGGGTGCGTTCAAGGAGCTCCGCAAGCACATGATGGCCTTCTCCAACACCTCACCCAACACCTTCAAAATGCACCGAGTGCTGCGCAGGAAAGAGTAcgccgacttcctgttgggaAAAACCGTCTCCTGA
- the gpam gene encoding glycerol-3-phosphate acyltransferase 1, mitochondrial — protein sequence MELSDGLLLQVNNGEQWCNRWKHPNDDSDRSTSPSVLRCVTSTWKEGLLNRKRPFVGRCCHSCTPQSWEKLFNPSIPSLGLRNVIYINETHTRQRGWLARRLSYVLFVMERDVNKDMFTRNVVDNVLNNSRVESAIVQVATDVDAAASQPGQEHKAVSKVKQRARAFLQEMVANISPAFIRLTGWVLLRLFNGFFWSIQIHKGQLEMVKKAATEQNVPMVFLPVHKSHIDYLLITLILFCHNIKAPHIAAGNNLSIPILSTLIRKLGGFFIRRKMEETGDGKRDILYRSLLHAYTEELLRQQQFLEVYLEGTRSRSGKPSTARAGMLSIVVDTMCTGSIADVLVVPVGISYDRIIEGNYNSEQLGKPKKNESLWGIACGVFRMLRKNYGCVRVDFNQPFSLKEYLDTQRSRHIPPPVSLEHTLMPIIISAQPDAQLFEGQEVEQLNGEMPDDILRRQVINNLAKHVLFTANKSSAIMSTHIVACLLLYRHRQGVVLSKLVEDFFNMKEEILSRDFDLGFSGNSEDVVMRALHLLGNCVNVTSSANRNGEFTIAPSQTVPALFELNFYSNGLFHVFISDAIIACSILSLQRELVVESESDHPPGDLSSLPLSQERLIRKAAGLSHFLINEVAVAPPCQTIYQVFHDAVTRLIQYGVLYIAEEDQEELSPSPTEEPWPKKFPEPLSWRSDEEDEDSDFGEEQRDRYLKVSVAAEHQEFFVFLQRLVSPVLEAYSGAAIFVHSLSQPMAESDYTQRLFRYLLTRTERGVAAYGESATHYLVKNTVKTFKELGVLKQRTENQKTTLELSSTFLPQANRNKLLQYILGFTLL from the exons ATGGAGCTGTCCGATGGCTTGTTGCTGCAGGTCAACAACGGAGAGCAATGGTGTAACCGCTGGAAACATCCCAACGATGACTCG GACCGCAGCACCAGCCCCTCAGTCCTGCGCTGTGTTACCAGCACGTGGAAGGAAGGCCTGCTGAACAGAAAGAGGCCCTTTGTGGGCCGTTGCTGTCACTCCTGTACACCGCAGAGCTGG gaGAAACTTTTCAACCCCAGTATTCCATCTCTTGGACTGCGCAACGTCATCTACATTAATGAGACCCACACCAG ACAGCGGGGCTGGCTGGCGCGCAGGCTAAGTTATGTGCTGTTTGTCATGGAGAGAGATGTCAACAAGGACATGTTCACCAGGAACGTTGTGGACAACGTGCTCAACAACAGCAG GGTGGAGAGCGCTATTGTGCAGGTAGCCACAGATGTGGACGCTGCAGCCAGCCAGCCTGGACAGGAGCACAAAGCAGTCAGTAAAGTGAAGCAGAGAGCAAGGGCCTTTCTGCAGGAGATGGTGGCCAACATTTCACCGGCCTTTATCAG gcTGACAGGATGGGTCCTCCTGAGGCTCTTTAATGGTTTCTTCTGGAGCATCCAGATCCACAAGGGCCAGCTGGAGATGGTCAAGAAAGCCGCCACAGAG caaaatgtgCCCATGGTCTTCCTCCCCGTTCACAAATCCCACATCGACTACCTGCTCATCACCTTGATCCTGTTCTGTCACAATATCAAAGCCCCACACATTGCCGCTGGAAACAACCTCAGCATCCCCATCCTCAG CACCCTTATCCGTAAACTTGGAGGATTCTTCATTCGACGGAAAATGGAAGAGACGGGGGACGGGAAGAGAGACATTTTGTACAGATCACTCTTACATGCA TACACAGAGGAGCTGTTGcgtcagcagcagtttttggagGTCTACCTGGAGGGTACCCGCTCCCGCAGCGGCAAGCCGTCTACAGCGCGTGCAGGCATGCTGTCCATCGTGGTAGACACAATGTGCACTGGGTCGATCGCAGACGTACTGGTGGTGCCAGTTGGCATCTCCTATGATCGTATTATTGAGGGCAACTACAATAGCGAGCAGCTG GGCAAACCGAAGAAGAATGAGAGTTTGTGGGGAATAGCCTGTGGAGTGTTCAGGATGCTGAGGAAGAACTACGGCTGCGTCAGAGTTGACTTCAACCAGCCGTTCTCCCTAAAG GAGTACCTGGATACCCAGAGAAGCCGTCATATTCCACCACCAGTGTCTCTGGAGCACACCTTGATGCCCATCATTATTTCTGCACA ACCCGATGCTCAGCTGTTTGAGGGGCAGGAGGTGGAGCAGCTGAACGGAGAGATGCCCGATGACATCTTAAGGCGACAAGTTATTAACAACTTGGCCAAGCACGTCCTCTTCA CGGCTAACAAGTCATCAGCGATCATGTCCACCCACATTGTGGCCTGTCTGCTGCTgtacagacacagacag GGGGTGGTGCTATCCAAGCTGGTGGAAGACTTCTTCAACATGAAGGAGGAGATCCTGTCCCGGGACTTCGACCTGGGCTTTTCGGGGAACTCAGAGGATGTGGTCATGCGTGCCCTCCACCTGCTGGGAAACTGCGTCAATGTGACCAGCAGTGCAAATCGCAACGGAGAATTCACCATCGCACCCAGCCAGACTGTACCGGCGCTTTTTGAGCTCAACTTCTACAGCAACGGCCTTTTCCATGTCTTCATTTCTGATGCAATCATTG CCTGCAGCATCCTGTCACTGCAGCGAGAGCTGGTTGTGGAATCAGAGTCTGATCATCCACCCGGCGATCTCAGTAGCCTCCCTCTCAGTCAGGAGAGACTCATCCGCAAAGCTGCCGGGCTCTCACACTTCCTCATCAATGAGGTGGCAGTGGCACCA CCCTGTCAGACTATTTACCAGGTTTTTCATGATGCAGTGACCCGGCTGATCCAGTATGGCGTTCTCTACATAGCAGAG gaagACCAGGAGGAACTGAGTCCGAGCCCCACAGAGGAGCCTTGGCCCAAAAAGTTTCCAGAGCCCCTCTCCTGGAGAAGCGATGAGGAGGACGAAGACAGCGACTttggagaggagcagagagatcGCTACCTGAAG gtgagCGTTGCAGCAGAGCACCAGGAGTTCTTCGTCTTCCTGCAGAGACTTGTCAGCCCGGTGCTGGAGGCCTACAGCGGCGCTGCGATCTTTGTCCACAGTCTGAGTCAGCCCATGGCTGAGTCCGACTACACCCAGAGGCTCTTCAGATACCTGCTCACCCgcacagagagaggagtggCTGCTTATG GTGAAAGTGCAACTCATTATCTGGTTAAGAACACAGTGAAGACATTCAAGGAGCTCGGG GTCCTGAAGCAGAGGACAGAGAACCAGAAGACGACTCTGGAGCTGAGCAGCACCTTTCTACCTCAGGCCAATCGGAACAAACTCCTGCAGTACATCTTAGGTTTCACCCTGCTGTGA